Within Candidatus Neomarinimicrobiota bacterium, the genomic segment CTGTGATTTCTCCCTGATGGGATTCTACGCAGGCCTGGATGGAGAGCATTCCCAACTCCGTACTATATTTCCTTTGTTGTGTAGAAGGTTTCAAAGCTACGGTCACCGTCGTTAGGTGGAGAAGCGGGATCATCATCAATAGGAAGAAAGACACCTCCATTTTTTCCTGAATCCAAATTAAAGTAATACGCTCCCATCTTCCGTTTACGCAGCTTTAAAAATCACGATGAAATATAATGGCTTTCTCATGCCGTGGGCATTTAAAAGACAGTCCCAAAAGTACATGGATCTGTTCAAAGAATTTGCCGAGGGTACGGAACCGAGATAGCGTGCCAAATATCCTGCGAATGCAGGATTTCACTGGCCGCATTCATTGTAATCTCACGCAAAGATGTCGGGGTTATCTCGGGTTCAGCGATTAACTCAAACCCCGAAGGTCGCTTTCCATCCCCGCATTCGGTTGGTACATTTCTGGATATGAACCGAAAAGATACCTTCATTAATTCAACATCGGCCAGAACCGTGGTCGTGGGAGATGTCCACGGCTGCATCGATGAACTCCGGGGTCTGATCGAGAAAATTTCGCCTTCCCCGGACGACCGGCTGATTTTCGTCGGTGATCTCATCAACAAGGGACCGGATTCGCTCGGTGTACTAAAATATGTGCAGGAGATGGGCGCCGAGGTCATTCTCGGCAATCACGAATTGGCATTTATCGAATACATGGACGGGAATTATCGGGAGACATCAGGTTTCCGAGAAGTCAAACGCCAACTCGGAACTGAACACACACACTGGGTGGACTGGATGCGGAACCTGCCGCTCTACATCGAAACGAAAGACGCGCTCATTGTACATGCGGGGATCCCACCGGGGAAACATCCCTCCCAAGTATCTCCGGAGATCCTGACCAACATCCGGACCTGGGACGGATATGGAGAAGACCTTCAAAACCCGGACAATCCGGCATGGTACGAATTGCATGAGTCGGAGAAGCTCGTTGTGTTCGGTCACTGGGCGAGACAAGGGTTGTTGGTGCGGGTGGGCGTTATCGGGTTGGATTCCGGCTGTGTGTACGGGAAACGACTCAGTGCCGTCAGCTTGCCGGATCGCACTATTTTTCAGATCGACGCGAAAGAAGTCTACGAAAAACCGGGTAGCTAAACAGCTCTCAAAAAAGACGAACAGGCAGAACCGGCTGTCGGTGTAGAGGAGAGAGTAAATGCCGGTTCTGCTCTGGAGTAAAATGAGAAAATTATTCTTCTAACGGCTTATAGACCCGAACGTAATCAACGACCATTTCCTGGGGAAAATTCGTGCTTTCATCCGGATCGCCGGGCCAGTCCCCGCCGACTGCCACATTCAGCAGCAGGTGAAACCGTTTGTCAAACGGGGCGGGATAGTCACCGTTCGCGGAATACCATTGGGTTTGGGTCTGGTAATGTTCATCATCCACATACCATCGGATTTCCGTGGAATCCCAGTCCATGCGAAAGACGTGGAAGCTGTC encodes:
- a CDS encoding metallophosphoesterase; this encodes MNRKDTFINSTSARTVVVGDVHGCIDELRGLIEKISPSPDDRLIFVGDLINKGPDSLGVLKYVQEMGAEVILGNHELAFIEYMDGNYRETSGFREVKRQLGTEHTHWVDWMRNLPLYIETKDALIVHAGIPPGKHPSQVSPEILTNIRTWDGYGEDLQNPDNPAWYELHESEKLVVFGHWARQGLLVRVGVIGLDSGCVYGKRLSAVSLPDRTIFQIDAKEVYEKPGS